Proteins from one Staphylococcus saprophyticus subsp. saprophyticus ATCC 15305 = NCTC 7292 genomic window:
- a CDS encoding ABC transporter permease: MRFKAVFIRVIKELLRDKRTLALMLFAPILVLTLLYFVFDTNSETDLKIGIDDNVPQKIVNALPSDKVDIEKIKSPDSIKDTIVNTKLDSYITKNGSNLEVTYANEDPSKTGSTKQLLGSAIQQNKMQDMMKIVEKIPNNMKQKNAQQDENVKLDNHYLYGDEDSTYFDKMFPILIGFFVFLFVFLISGIGLLRERTNGTLERLLATSVKRSEIVFGYLAGYGLFAILQTLLIVFYAILILNIEVAGSIWWVLLINILIALAALAMGIFVSTFANSEFQMIQFIPIVAIPQVFFSGIIPLENIADWVSVIGYLFPLRYAGDALTNIMIKSQGFEFIWFDIGILFVFIFVFTVLNIVGLKRYRKV, from the coding sequence ATGAGATTCAAAGCAGTGTTCATAAGAGTGATTAAAGAATTATTAAGAGACAAAAGAACTTTGGCGCTCATGTTATTTGCACCAATCCTAGTATTAACATTATTATATTTTGTATTCGATACAAATTCAGAAACTGATTTAAAAATAGGCATCGATGACAATGTACCCCAAAAAATTGTGAATGCATTACCTTCAGATAAAGTAGATATAGAAAAAATAAAATCGCCCGATTCTATAAAAGATACGATCGTAAATACTAAATTAGATAGTTACATTACGAAAAATGGTTCTAATTTAGAGGTCACATATGCAAATGAAGATCCTAGTAAAACAGGTTCAACAAAACAATTACTTGGTAGCGCGATACAACAAAATAAGATGCAAGATATGATGAAAATCGTTGAAAAAATACCGAATAATATGAAACAAAAAAATGCACAACAAGATGAAAATGTTAAATTAGATAATCATTATTTATATGGAGATGAAGATAGCACTTATTTTGATAAAATGTTTCCGATATTAATTGGTTTCTTCGTATTTTTATTTGTGTTTTTAATATCAGGCATTGGATTATTACGAGAACGTACAAATGGAACATTAGAGCGCTTATTAGCTACATCCGTTAAACGTAGTGAAATCGTATTTGGTTATTTAGCTGGCTATGGATTGTTTGCAATTCTCCAAACACTATTGATTGTATTTTATGCAATTCTCATATTAAACATTGAAGTGGCAGGTAGTATTTGGTGGGTACTATTAATCAATATTTTAATTGCATTAGCTGCGTTAGCGATGGGAATCTTCGTATCAACATTTGCAAATTCAGAATTCCAAATGATCCAATTTATTCCAATTGTAGCAATACCACAAGTTTTCTTTTCAGGTATTATTCCTCTTGAAAATATTGCTGATTGGGTCAGTGTGATAGGCTATTTGTTTCCATTACGCTATGCTGGGGATGCATTGACCAATATTATGATCAAAAGCCAAGGATTCGAATTTATTTGGTTCGATATTGGTATTCTGTTCGTATTTATTTTCGTATTTACAGTGCTTAATATTGTAGGTCTTAAGCGTTATAGAAAAGTTTAG
- the uafA gene encoding uro-adherence factor UafA encodes MNKNKKRHRFDFLPNRLNKYSIRKFTNGIASVLIGSTILLGAVIDKEADAAEQQPTSEVYGQTDNNYKSESNKSNSVQHDEERTNIINDNDEANYSNHSEIPIHDKSSEYDQKPINEQDTSNHHETHLNQNATENHVKEESKEVSTEEESIEDRKTEESTTEESKAVEEANKENTTEKNDEGSLDLEKEKDTYKDEKDNGKKKNELESHNHRIENKVEDNVYKNNKETNLESKNENVNKDDKVNTSSSTSIEKPEDNATRSNLINSVNHSLKQLDNAKNNTEKQSLLENYYQTHTNATASDAKKAIEKLNIDFTKQNSDQLIALLLIELANQMDKDKVQANVPASKRAETNNESLSIETNTTNIEKTLAKPSTSKFRSANTRATNVVNYAANQSGRNVNHLVFANTSYEILGGGKKYNQVFMTMDGKLKIKIDYTVDDSVVEGDYFTVDFGKYIHPGTSRKPYRVNNIHDANGRTIAIGSYDSATNTAKYTFTNYVDIYNNVRGSFSLLSWPFKELVTTDKQSVPVGITVAGEDYTQNVIFNYGNRTVPVISDINYLTKDFAEFTTYINQNRAFNTGSKVRLSGQGFKFTSPDEIEVYKVLNNSQFRDSFSPDYANLTQVRNPKIIINSDGSATVDLGDIGTLGYIIRSKPNTLPDFSGIGVLKSEYTFTNNKNQRDTRAHASSIQFVRAELAGFGGFGGYVWFDKNNDGVQNDSNAAAAGITVNLLDPTGIRLATTTTDITGHYNFDNLTNGNYLVEFVMPEGYIPTQANSTVDDKDSDVVFENGRYIAHVTIKDADNMTIDAGLVSDTTSESLSLSESLSTSQSLSLSHSLSLSESESTSQSLSLSTSESLSQSLSLSASESLSESESLSESESLSESESLSASESLSESESLSESESLSASESLSTSESLSASESLSESESLSESESLSESESLSESESLSTSESLSASESLSESESLSESESLSASESLSDSESLSASESLSASESLSASESLSASESLSASESLSESESLSDSESLSESESLSESESLSTSESLSASESISASESLSTSESLSTSESLSESESLSESESLSEYESLSASESLSASESLSTSESLSESASLSESESLSTSESLSASESISASESLSASESLSESESLSTSESLSTSESLSESESLSESESLSSSESLSSSESLSESESLSTSESISESESLSTSESLSASESLSESESLSASESISESESLSASESLSEYESLSTSESLSSSESLSESESLSASESLSESESLSASESISESESLSESESLSTSESLSASESLSESESLSESESLSESESLSESESLSASESLSESESLSESESLSARESLSQSEALSESESLSTSESLSESESLSASESISESEYLSESESLSASESLSESESISASESLSESESLSESESLSESESLSTSESLSASESLSESESLSESESLSESESLSESESLSESESLSDSESLSESESLSESESLSESESLSDSESLSESESLSESESLSESESLSESESLSESELLSESESLSESESISESESISASESLSESESLSESESLSESESLSESESLSESESLSESESLSESESLSASESISASESLSESESLSESESLSESESLSESESLSTSESLSESESLSTSESISESESLSESESLSESESLSESESLSKSESLSESESLSESESLSTSESLSESESLSASESISESESLSESESLSESESLSTSESLRQSESLSQSLSLSASESLSASESISESESLSESESLSASESLSESESLSASESLSESESLSESESLSGSESLSASESLSESESLSESESLSESESLSESESLSGSESLSASESISESESISASESLSESESISASESISESESLSTSESLSTSESLSESESLSASESLSESESLSESESLSESESLSESESLSASESLSASESLSESESLSESESLSESESLSESESLSESESISESESLSESESLSESESLSESESISDSESISESESLSESESLSESESISESESLSESESLSESESLSESESISDSESLSESESLSESESLSESESLSESESLSESESLSASESLSASESLSASESLSESESLSDSESLSESESLSESESLSASESLSASESLSESESLSESESISDSESLSTSESLSESESLSESESLSGSESLSASESLSASESLSASESLSASESISESESLSESESLSESESLSDSESLSESESLSTSESLSASESLSESESLNTSESMSESESLGASESISEYESLNRHLNNDGNYEKEKDKLPDTGNEDKHNGLIPLLTALGGIILLRRRRNNEIQDK; translated from the coding sequence ATGAACAAAAACAAGAAAAGACATCGATTTGATTTCTTGCCTAATCGATTAAATAAATATTCTATACGTAAATTTACAAATGGTATCGCTTCAGTATTAATTGGATCAACGATATTGTTAGGTGCAGTAATTGATAAAGAAGCGGATGCAGCGGAACAGCAACCAACATCAGAAGTATATGGACAGACTGATAATAATTACAAAAGCGAATCAAACAAGTCCAATTCAGTACAACATGATGAAGAAAGAACAAACATAATTAATGATAATGACGAGGCTAACTATTCTAATCATAGTGAGATACCAATCCACGATAAATCTAGTGAGTATGACCAAAAGCCTATAAATGAGCAAGATACGTCAAATCATCATGAAACTCATTTGAATCAAAATGCTACTGAAAATCATGTAAAAGAAGAAAGTAAAGAAGTATCAACAGAAGAAGAGTCAATAGAAGACAGAAAAACTGAAGAAAGCACAACCGAAGAAAGTAAAGCTGTAGAAGAAGCAAACAAAGAAAATACAACTGAAAAAAATGATGAAGGCAGCTTAGATTTAGAAAAAGAGAAAGATACATATAAAGATGAAAAAGATAACGGCAAAAAGAAAAATGAATTAGAAAGCCATAATCACCGTATCGAAAATAAAGTAGAAGATAACGTCTATAAAAATAACAAAGAAACAAATTTAGAGTCTAAAAATGAAAATGTTAATAAAGATGATAAAGTTAACACTTCAAGTAGTACCTCTATTGAAAAACCTGAAGATAATGCAACCCGCTCAAATTTAATAAACTCAGTAAATCACTCTTTAAAGCAATTAGATAATGCTAAAAATAACACAGAAAAGCAATCTCTATTAGAAAATTATTACCAAACACATACGAATGCTACAGCTAGTGATGCAAAAAAAGCTATTGAAAAATTAAACATTGATTTTACTAAACAAAATTCAGATCAATTAATCGCATTATTATTAATTGAACTAGCTAATCAAATGGATAAAGATAAAGTACAAGCCAATGTGCCTGCTTCAAAGCGTGCGGAAACAAATAACGAAAGTTTAAGTATTGAAACGAATACTACGAATATTGAAAAAACTTTAGCTAAACCATCTACAAGTAAATTTAGATCTGCAAATACAAGAGCAACGAATGTAGTTAATTATGCAGCTAATCAGAGTGGTAGAAATGTTAACCATTTAGTCTTTGCAAACACTTCATATGAAATACTAGGTGGCGGTAAGAAATACAATCAAGTATTTATGACTATGGATGGTAAGTTGAAAATTAAGATTGACTATACGGTAGATGACTCCGTGGTTGAAGGAGATTATTTTACAGTTGATTTCGGTAAATATATACATCCAGGTACATCAAGAAAACCGTATCGAGTAAATAACATACATGATGCTAATGGGAGAACAATCGCTATTGGATCATATGATAGTGCAACGAATACTGCGAAATATACCTTCACAAATTATGTGGATATTTATAATAATGTGAGAGGATCTTTTAGTTTATTAAGTTGGCCATTTAAAGAATTAGTTACTACTGATAAACAGAGTGTCCCAGTAGGCATTACTGTTGCTGGAGAGGATTATACTCAAAATGTCATATTCAATTATGGTAATAGAACGGTACCAGTTATTTCAGATATAAATTATTTGACGAAGGACTTTGCTGAATTTACAACTTATATAAATCAAAATAGAGCATTTAATACAGGATCAAAAGTTAGGTTAAGTGGCCAAGGATTCAAATTTACATCTCCTGATGAGATTGAGGTTTATAAAGTATTAAATAACTCACAATTCAGAGATAGTTTCTCACCAGATTATGCAAACTTAACGCAAGTTAGAAATCCTAAAATCATTATAAATAGTGATGGATCAGCAACTGTAGACCTGGGGGATATTGGAACACTTGGTTATATAATAAGAAGTAAACCAAACACGCTACCTGATTTTTCGGGGATTGGTGTATTAAAATCAGAATACACATTTACTAATAATAAAAACCAAAGAGACACACGAGCACACGCAAGTAGCATTCAGTTTGTCAGAGCAGAACTTGCTGGATTCGGTGGATTCGGTGGTTATGTATGGTTTGATAAGAATAATGACGGTGTTCAGAATGATTCGAACGCAGCTGCAGCTGGCATTACTGTGAATTTACTTGACCCAACTGGTATACGTTTAGCTACAACGACTACTGATATAACAGGACACTACAATTTTGATAATTTAACAAATGGTAATTATCTTGTGGAATTCGTAATGCCAGAAGGATATATTCCTACACAAGCGAACAGCACTGTAGATGACAAAGATTCAGATGTAGTTTTTGAGAATGGAAGATACATTGCACACGTTACTATTAAAGATGCTGACAATATGACGATAGATGCTGGTTTAGTTTCTGACACAACTTCGGAATCACTAAGCTTATCTGAGTCGCTAAGCACTTCACAATCATTGAGTTTGAGCCATTCACTATCGCTAAGTGAAAGCGAATCAACAAGTCAGTCACTATCCTTAAGCACAAGTGAATCATTAAGCCAATCACTATCATTGAGTGCTAGTGAGTCATTAAGTGAATCCGAATCATTAAGCGAAAGTGAGTCATTAAGCGAATCTGAGTCGTTAAGTGCCAGTGAATCATTAAGCGAAAGTGAGTCATTAAGCGAATCTGAGTCGTTAAGTGCCAGTGAATCGTTGAGTACGAGTGAATCATTGAGTGCCAGTGAGTCATTGAGTGAGAGCGAATCATTAAGCGAGTCCGAATCGTTGAGCGAGAGCGAATCATTAAGTGAGAGCGAATCATTAAGCACGAGTGAATCGTTGAGTGCCAGCGAATCGTTAAGTGAGAGTGAATCATTAAGCGAGAGCGAATCGTTGAGTGCCAGTGAATCACTGAGTGATAGCGAGTCATTAAGTGCCAGTGAGTCATTGAGTGCCAGTGAGTCATTAAGCGCCAGTGAATCATTGAGTGCCAGCGAATCGTTGAGTGCCAGTGAGTCATTAAGCGAGTCCGAATCGTTGAGCGATAGCGAATCACTGAGTGAGAGCGAATCGTTAAGTGAGAGCGAATCATTGAGTACCAGCGAGTCATTAAGCGCGAGTGAGTCAATAAGTGCAAGTGAGTCATTAAGCACAAGCGAATCATTAAGCACGAGTGAGTCGTTAAGTGAAAGCGAATCGTTAAGTGAGAGTGAATCATTAAGCGAATACGAATCGTTAAGTGCCAGTGAGTCATTAAGCGCGAGTGAATCGTTAAGTACGAGTGAATCATTGAGTGAGAGCGCATCGTTAAGTGAGAGCGAATCATTGAGTACCAGCGAGTCATTAAGCGCGAGTGAGTCAATAAGTGCGAGTGAATCGTTAAGTGCCAGTGAGTCATTAAGTGAAAGTGAGTCATTAAGTACGAGTGAATCATTGAGTACGAGCGAATCACTAAGCGAGAGCGAATCGTTGAGTGAAAGTGAATCATTAAGTTCCAGCGAGTCATTGAGCTCCAGTGAGTCATTGAGTGAGAGCGAATCATTAAGTACCAGTGAATCAATAAGTGAGAGTGAATCATTGAGTACCAGCGAATCATTAAGCGCGAGTGAGTCATTAAGCGAATCTGAGTCGTTAAGTGCCAGTGAATCAATAAGTGAAAGCGAATCATTAAGCGCAAGTGAGTCATTGAGCGAATACGAATCGTTAAGTACCAGTGAGTCATTGAGCTCCAGTGAGTCATTGAGTGAGAGCGAATCATTAAGCGCGAGTGAGTCATTAAGCGAATCTGAGTCGTTAAGTGCCAGTGAATCAATAAGTGAGAGCGAATCTTTAAGCGAGTCCGAATCATTGAGCACAAGCGAATCATTGAGTGCCAGTGAGTCATTAAGTGAGAGCGAGTCATTGAGTGAAAGCGAATCATTAAGTGAAAGCGAATCGTTAAGTGAGAGTGAATCGTTAAGTGCCAGTGAGTCATTAAGCGAGAGTGAATCCTTAAGTGAGAGTGAATCATTGAGTGCTAGGGAATCACTAAGCCAGAGTGAGGCCTTGAGTGAGAGTGAATCATTAAGTACGAGTGAGTCATTGAGCGAATCTGAGTCGTTAAGTGCTAGTGAGTCAATAAGTGAGAGCGAATATTTAAGCGAAAGCGAATCATTGAGTGCCAGTGAGTCATTAAGTGAGTCCGAATCAATAAGCGCGAGCGAGTCATTAAGTGAGTCTGAATCATTGAGCGAAAGCGAGTCATTAAGCGAGTCCGAATCATTGAGCACAAGCGAATCATTGAGTGCCAGTGAATCGTTGAGTGAGAGTGAATCGTTGAGTGAGAGTGAGTCGTTAAGTGAATCTGAATCATTAAGCGAGAGCGAATCGTTAAGTGAGAGTGAATCATTAAGCGATAGCGAATCATTGAGTGAGAGCGAATCGTTAAGTGAAAGCGAATCGTTAAGTGAGAGTGAATCATTAAGCGATAGCGAATCGTTAAGTGAGAGTGAATCATTGAGTGAAAGTGAATCGTTAAGTGAAAGCGAATCGTTAAGTGAGAGTGAATCATTAAGCGAAAGTGAATTATTGAGTGAAAGTGAGTCGTTAAGTGAAAGTGAATCAATAAGTGAAAGTGAATCAATAAGTGCCAGTGAATCATTAAGTGAAAGCGAATCATTAAGCGAGTCAGAGTCATTAAGTGAGAGTGAGTCATTAAGCGAATCTGAATCGTTAAGTGAGTCAGAGTCATTAAGTGAGAGTGAGTCATTGAGTGAAAGCGAATCATTAAGTGCCAGTGAATCAATAAGCGCCAGTGAGTCATTAAGCGAGAGCGAATCATTAAGTGAGAGTGAATCGTTAAGCGAGAGTGAGTCGTTAAGCGAAAGCGAATCATTGAGTACGAGTGAGTCATTAAGTGAGAGCGAATCGTTGAGTACGAGTGAATCAATAAGTGAAAGTGAGTCATTGAGTGAGAGTGAATCGTTAAGTGAGTCAGAGTCATTAAGTGAGAGTGAGTCATTAAGTAAGAGCGAGTCGTTAAGTGAAAGCGAATCGTTAAGTGAGAGTGAATCATTAAGTACGAGTGAGTCATTGAGCGAATCTGAGTCGTTAAGTGCTAGTGAGTCAATAAGTGAGAGCGAATCTTTAAGCGAGTCCGAATCATTGAGCGAGAGCGAATCATTGAGCACAAGCGAATCATTAAGACAGAGTGAATCATTAAGCCAATCACTATCATTGAGTGCTAGTGAGTCATTAAGTGCCAGTGAATCAATAAGTGAAAGCGAGTCATTAAGTGAAAGCGAATCATTGAGTGCTAGTGAGTCATTGAGTGAAAGTGAGTCGTTAAGTGCAAGTGAGTCATTAAGTGAATCCGAATCGTTAAGTGAGAGTGAGTCATTAAGTGGATCTGAATCGTTGAGCGCAAGTGAATCGTTAAGTGAGAGTGAGTCATTGAGCGAGTCCGAATCGTTAAGTGAGAGCGAATCATTGAGTGAAAGCGAGTCGTTAAGTGGATCTGAATCGTTGAGCGCAAGTGAATCAATAAGTGAAAGTGAATCAATAAGTGCCAGTGAATCATTAAGTGAAAGTGAATCAATAAGTGCCAGTGAGTCAATAAGTGAGAGCGAGTCATTAAGTACGAGTGAATCGTTAAGTACGAGTGAGTCATTAAGCGAGAGCGAATCATTGAGTGCCAGTGAATCATTGAGCGAATCTGAGTCGTTAAGCGAGAGCGAATCATTAAGTGAAAGTGAGTCGTTAAGCGAGAGCGAATCACTAAGCGCAAGCGAATCGTTGAGTGCTAGTGAGTCATTGAGTGAGAGTGAATCGTTAAGCGAGAGTGAATCATTAAGTGAGAGCGAATCGTTGAGTGAGTCCGAGTCATTAAGCGAAAGCGAATCAATAAGTGAGAGCGAATCATTAAGTGAGAGCGAATCGTTGAGTGAGTCCGAGTCATTAAGCGAAAGCGAATCAATAAGTGATAGCGAATCAATAAGTGAGAGCGAATCGTTGAGTGAGTCCGAGTCATTAAGCGAAAGCGAATCAATAAGTGAGAGCGAATCATTAAGTGAGAGCGAATCGTTGAGTGAGTCCGAGTCATTAAGCGAAAGCGAATCAATAAGTGATAGCGAATCATTGAGTGAGAGTGAATCATTAAGTGAAAGTGAGTCATTGAGCGAATCCGAATCGCTAAGTGAATCTGAATCATTAAGCGAGTCCGAATCATTAAGCGCCAGTGAATCATTGAGTGCAAGCGAATCGTTGAGTGCCAGTGAGTCATTAAGCGAGTCCGAATCGTTGAGCGATAGCGAATCATTGAGTGAAAGTGAGTCGTTAAGTGAAAGCGAATCGTTGAGTGCCAGTGAATCATTGAGTGCCAGCGAATCGTTGAGTGAGTCCGAGTCATTAAGCGAAAGCGAATCAATAAGTGATAGCGAATCATTGAGTACGAGTGAGTCATTAAGTGAGAGCGAATCATTAAGTGAAAGTGAGTCGTTAAGTGGATCTGAATCGTTAAGCGCAAGTGAATCATTAAGCGCAAGCGAGTCATTGAGTGCCAGTGAGTCATTAAGTGCCAGTGAATCAATAAGTGAAAGCGAGTCATTAAGTGAGAGTGAGTCACTAAGTGAGAGTGAGTCATTGAGCGATAGCGAGTCATTAAGTGAGAGTGAATCATTGAGCACAAGTGAATCATTAAGTGCCAGCGAGTCTTTAAGTGAATCCGAGTCACTTAATACAAGTGAATCAATGAGTGAAAGCGAATCGTTGGGTGCCAGTGAGTCAATAAGTGAGTACGAATCATTAAATAGACACCTAAATAATGATGGAAACTATGAAAAAGAGAAAGATAAATTACCAGATACAGGTAATGAAGATAAACATAATGGGTTGATACCATTACTTACTGCGCTTGGAGGAATCATACTCCTTAGAAGACGTAGAAATAATGAAATTCAAGATAAATAA
- a CDS encoding amino acid transporter: MSSKGNDDMLIKNIFTTVSSRNSAIIFYAIALYPFLYLITLILPTNFMQIGGETNSLSGLEFYFVILLAQSQFAVPLILMTYFVSYLFFEEYESGRLIFYKDISRIRLYNSKLVALFSMYIIYYVILFVSSEILYFTYIHQYDYASGAFLSNVHETNYSTILCIVGIFCITLIAICFSVMLSMKLSTGFDILSVIVLLMFMVIAPMIHGLKYLFPNGYDHAITPSDLLTKLGLMILTTLLYSVICYLVGLKMFKKLEY, from the coding sequence ATGAGTTCGAAAGGAAATGATGATATGTTAATTAAAAATATTTTCACTACAGTATCTTCGCGTAACTCTGCAATTATCTTTTATGCAATAGCACTTTATCCATTTTTATATTTAATCACACTTATACTACCTACCAATTTTATGCAAATTGGAGGAGAGACGAATTCACTATCTGGTTTAGAATTTTATTTTGTTATTTTACTTGCACAATCTCAATTTGCCGTACCATTGATTCTTATGACATATTTTGTCAGTTATTTATTTTTTGAAGAATATGAATCTGGTAGATTAATCTTTTATAAAGATATCAGCCGAATACGTCTATATAATTCAAAGTTAGTCGCCTTATTCTCTATGTATATAATATATTATGTAATATTATTTGTGTCTTCTGAAATTTTGTATTTTACGTATATACATCAATATGATTATGCTTCCGGTGCTTTCTTATCGAATGTTCACGAAACTAATTACAGTACAATATTATGTATCGTCGGTATTTTCTGCATTACTTTAATTGCAATATGCTTTTCAGTCATGTTATCTATGAAATTGTCTACTGGATTTGATATTTTAAGCGTTATTGTTTTACTTATGTTTATGGTTATCGCACCAATGATTCATGGACTCAAATATTTATTTCCAAATGGTTATGATCATGCGATTACGCCTTCAGACTTACTAACAAAACTAGGTTTAATGATATTAACAACTCTATTGTACTCAGTCATTTGCTACTTAGTAGGTTTGAAAATGTTCAAAAAATTAGAATATTAA
- a CDS encoding ABC transporter ATP-binding protein — translation MLKIDDLYKRFKGADFNVIDGVSLTINRGEVVGLIGKNGAGKTTLMKMIAKTKRPTSGAIFLNGIDIFQHHNILKNVGIMIDTVHFKHFSAKKNLTYYLKVNHKTQYLKNIDNILDLVGLLHTYGKKVKDFSFGMKQRLSLAMCLVDEPEIAIMDEPFVGLDPDGVNTLIHSLRTWASKKGTALLISSHQLNELAEVCDRFVLLKEGKLQNIDFNKEQLIKIVVKEQIYPEHRQELLNLFSTIKDIEEKAVIMQSGSEEYNEIINYLVKYYTLENTINEQDNLYQYFDEFERK, via the coding sequence ATGTTAAAAATAGATGACCTTTATAAACGTTTTAAAGGAGCCGATTTTAATGTTATTGACGGTGTTTCATTAACCATAAACCGTGGAGAAGTCGTAGGTTTAATTGGAAAAAACGGCGCAGGTAAAACAACACTTATGAAAATGATTGCTAAAACAAAACGACCTACTTCAGGTGCTATATTTTTAAATGGCATAGATATTTTCCAACATCATAATATACTTAAAAATGTAGGTATCATGATTGATACGGTTCATTTCAAACACTTTTCAGCTAAAAAGAATTTAACTTATTATTTAAAAGTTAATCATAAAACGCAGTACTTAAAAAATATCGATAATATATTAGATCTCGTAGGTTTATTACATACATATGGCAAAAAGGTAAAAGATTTTTCTTTTGGTATGAAACAACGTTTATCACTAGCTATGTGTTTAGTTGATGAACCTGAAATAGCTATTATGGATGAACCTTTTGTTGGTCTGGATCCAGACGGTGTTAATACGCTCATTCACTCGTTAAGAACTTGGGCTAGTAAAAAAGGAACCGCATTACTTATTTCTAGTCATCAATTAAATGAATTAGCAGAAGTCTGTGATCGCTTTGTTCTTTTAAAAGAAGGAAAACTCCAAAATATTGATTTCAATAAAGAACAATTGATAAAAATTGTAGTAAAAGAACAAATATATCCAGAACATCGTCAGGAACTTCTCAATTTGTTTTCTACAATAAAAGATATTGAGGAAAAAGCAGTTATCATGCAGTCAGGTTCTGAAGAGTATAATGAAATCATAAATTATTTAGTTAAATACTACACTTTAGAAAACACGATTAATGAACAAGATAACTTATATCAATATTTCGATGAGTTCGAAAGGAAATGA
- a CDS encoding YhgE/Pip domain-containing protein, translating into MFNEFKFIFRNKMLIIALIAIAAIPLLYVALFVGSMWSPYDKTDQLKISIVNQDQSAKLNGEKVTIGDDVVDKLKDNDKFDFQEVSKKEAFNQLEKGKSVGTIIIPKDASSNATTLLDKNPKKIKIETQVNPGSSYTGSQSAQKAIDTVTNSIKDNIRTNYLDQLFASAKKSQSGFKDTSNALGDMSDAESQLIDGNQQVTDGLKQLAPTVGQPAQQLISGNQQVTDGLNQLQQNNDQLKAQIDQSVEQQDGVAFEGDNEKALNNVTKVNENNATEADKYGETIVPYMASVSLFVGAVSFSAIYPLRKMLTKDVTSLKQAFGKLLLYLVQGAVSALLMSSWAIFALNMSIDNIGKFILVGLLWAIAAITVTTFLSLLLDRIGLFISMVLLILQLSASEGMFPIELSAQFFRWIHPFSPMSYAIQGYREAIFTNAGHFNFGFVVALLVGIIVIMMILQYLVLLWFNKRQRLPFSIEFK; encoded by the coding sequence ATGTTTAATGAATTTAAATTTATTTTCAGAAATAAAATGTTAATCATAGCACTTATTGCAATAGCAGCTATCCCGCTATTATATGTTGCTTTATTCGTAGGTTCTATGTGGAGCCCATATGATAAGACAGATCAATTGAAAATTTCAATTGTAAACCAAGATCAAAGTGCAAAGCTAAATGGTGAAAAGGTTACAATAGGTGATGATGTTGTCGACAAATTAAAAGATAACGATAAATTTGATTTTCAAGAAGTTTCAAAAAAAGAGGCATTTAATCAATTAGAAAAAGGTAAAAGTGTAGGAACTATCATTATACCTAAAGATGCCTCTAGTAACGCTACGACATTATTAGATAAAAATCCTAAAAAAATAAAGATTGAAACACAAGTCAATCCAGGGTCTAGTTATACTGGTAGTCAATCAGCACAAAAAGCAATTGATACGGTAACAAATTCAATTAAGGATAATATTCGTACCAATTATTTAGATCAATTATTTGCTAGTGCTAAAAAATCACAATCTGGATTCAAGGATACTTCAAATGCATTAGGTGACATGTCTGATGCAGAATCACAATTAATTGATGGTAATCAGCAAGTAACGGATGGATTGAAACAATTAGCACCAACAGTAGGACAACCTGCACAGCAATTAATTTCAGGCAATCAACAAGTCACAGATGGACTTAATCAATTGCAACAAAATAATGATCAATTAAAAGCGCAAATAGACCAATCTGTAGAGCAACAAGACGGCGTTGCTTTTGAAGGTGACAATGAAAAAGCGTTAAATAATGTAACGAAAGTAAATGAAAATAATGCTACAGAAGCCGATAAATATGGTGAAACAATCGTGCCTTATATGGCGAGTGTTAGTTTATTTGTAGGTGCTGTGTCATTTAGTGCAATATACCCACTGAGAAAAATGTTAACTAAAGATGTTACATCACTAAAACAAGCATTCGGTAAGTTATTATTGTATCTCGTACAAGGTGCGGTATCTGCGTTATTGATGAGTAGTTGGGCGATATTTGCACTTAATATGTCTATAGATAACATTGGTAAATTTATCTTAGTCGGATTGCTATGGGCAATTGCAGCAATTACTGTTACGACATTCTTAAGTTTATTATTAGATCGAATTGGTCTATTCATATCTATGGTTTTACTTATATTACAATTAAGTGCGAGTGAAGGTATGTTCCCAATAGAGTTATCAGCACAATTCTTTAGATGGATTCACCCATTCTCTCCAATGTCATATGCGATACAGGGTTATAGAGAAGCCATCTTTACAAATGCAGGACACTTTAACTTTGGATTTGTAGTAGCATTGCTCGTTGGTATTATTGTCATAATGATGATTTTACAATATTTAGTATTACTATGGTTTAACAAAAGACAACGTTTACCATTTTCAATAGAATTTAAATAA